A single Anopheles arabiensis isolate DONGOLA chromosome 2, AaraD3, whole genome shotgun sequence DNA region contains:
- the LOC120896654 gene encoding uncharacterized protein LOC120896654 — protein sequence MCNKRVVALIFILEATITLVAATADTSLESRRHSSPYPYAWRWWIAHSVLWIIKGGFWLTVFIIVVLFKAFPAKQSCCSGPIILDEPTFDHHLHHDLSPTGWGRQADRGLSAADLQLYWKDRLEASVNHLLQI from the exons ATGTGCAATAAGAGAGTAGTAGCCTTGATCTTCATACTTGAAGCAACCATTACATTAGTAGCAGCCACTGCAGACACTTCATTGGAGTCAAGAAGACACTCCAGTC CCTACCCATACGCCTGGCGCTGGTGGATCGCACACAGTGTGCTGTGGATCATAAAGGGTGGCTTTTGGTTGACGGTGTTCATAATCGTGGTGTTGTTTAAAGCATTCCCAGCAAAGCAGAGCTGCTGCTCTGGACCAATCATTCTGGATGAACCAACATTcgatcatcatcttcatcacgATCTTTCACCGACTGGCTGGGGACGACAAGCAGATCGAGGGCTTTCAGCTGCAGATTTGCAGCTCTATTGGAAAGATAGGCTAGAAGCTAGTGTAAACCATTTGCTTCAGATTTAG
- the LOC120908179 gene encoding uncharacterized protein LOC120908179, which yields MERYLSAVALLALSAVVAVVGEGTEGSNSTAGALVEARYDHYEDIFRYWWPWFTDLSTVVAIKLKIWIVLVAMHVFGDGYYWSKWTGSGEPTYHQPPGFGWGRRKRRAISEEDSGMAELIFNQLDIEDDTCRRRIVCELYLEGKRVPELWRALAAPGYEVFRAYRPKATVRSSAQCRKLYQCELSHRKDGTAGWFQQPNALTDTDGDDWRWPR from the exons ATGGAGCGTTACCTGTCAGCTGTCGCTCTGCTTGCTCTGTCAGCGGTGGTTGCCGTCGTTGGAGAGGGAACGGAAGGATCTAACTCCACTGCGGGTGCACTGGTTGAGGCCAGGTACGATCATTATGAAGACATCTTCCGATACT GGTGGCCTTGGTTCACGGATCTATCGACGGTCGTCGCGATCAAGCTAAAGATCTGGATCGTACTGGTAGCGATGCACGTGTTTGGCGATGGGTACTACTGGTCCAAGTGGACCGGGTCCGGTGAACCGACCTACCATCAACCGCCAGGCTTTGGATGGGGTCGTCGTAAGCGGAGAGCTATTTCTGAAGAGGATTCGGGCATGGCGGAGTTAATTTTCAACCAGCTCGACATTGAAGACGACACATGCCGAAGGCGCATCGTGTGTGAGCTCTATCTCGAAGGCAAACGGGTGCCGGAGCTGTGGAGAGCATTGGCCGCCCCAGGATATGAAGTGTTTCGTGCCTATCGTCCAAAAGCGACCGTTCGTAGCTCGGCACAATGTCGCAAGCTTTACCAGTGTGAGCTATCGCATAGAAAGGATGGAACAGCGGGATGGTTTCAGCAACCAAATGCACTAACTGATACGGATGGAGATGATTGGCGATGGCCACGGTAA
- the LOC120908163 gene encoding uncharacterized protein LOC120908163, with product MALLKQLLLMAAMLVLVAGQDLAESSTRSVDEGRRRKRFYKFLFKSLGPILSTLSTVVLVKAKIVLVGLFLAGIYFFGHKIFPGGFFGSSFISETPPPFLESSPYTSYHSGHEIISSYPGPESTFTSFDHSSSSYGTPASSYGPPSNAYLPPSSDTSSYSSYSKYSGTRRKRAAEAGRQQTAGSDANEDELEENEMYWTDTLTDMTFRFLGVNRRVCRKRFVCEFDFQARRNPLLLFVTRAIGRDVFHNYRDAGDEKAVSYSDCGRIYEDCKVPKRKKFARRPVRPVGPQQQQHWSSSDPVDDMQENEIDSTASTDETTTVSPGRSKLILLPKRPNRFRRN from the exons ATGGCTTTACTCAAGCAGCTGCTGCTAATGGCAGccatgctggtgctggtggcagGGCAAGATCTTGCCGAATCAAGCACGCGATCAGTTGATGAGGGTCGGCGAAGAAAGCGGTTCTATAAGTTCTTGTTCAAATCTC TTGGTCCGATCCTTTCCACCCTCTCGACCGTGGTGCTCGTGAAGGCAAAAATCGTCCTGGTCGGTCTTTTTTTAGCTGGAATTTACTTCTTTGGGCACAAAATATTTCCGGGTGGCTTTTTCGGTTCATCGTTCATTAGCGAGACACCGCCACCGTTCCTCGAGTCGAGCCCGTACACCAGCTACCATTCGGGGCACGAGATCATCTCCAGCTACCCGGGACCAGAGTCGACGTTTACCAGCTTTGACCACTCGTCGAGCAGCTATGGCACACCAGCTTCCTCGTACGGGCCACCTTCGAACGCTTATCTGCCACCGTCGTCCGACACTTCGTCCTACTCATCCTACTCGAAGTACAGTGGAACGAGGCGCAAGCGTGCAGCTGAGGCGGGTAGACAGCAAACGGCCGGAAGTGATGCGAATGAGGATGAGCTGGAAGAAAATGA GATGTACTGGACGGACACACTAACCGATATGACCTTCCGCTTTCTGGGCGTGAATCGACGCGTCTGTCGGAAGCGGTTCGTGTGCGAGTTTGATTTCCAAGCACGGCGGAACCCGCTACTCCTCTTCGTCACACGTGCCATTGG CCGTGATGTGTTCCACAACTATCGTGACGCTGGTGATGAGAAGGCGGTCAGCTACAGTGACTGTGGCCGCATCTACGAGGACTGCAAGGTGCCGAAGAGGAAAAAGTTCGCCCGTCGACCGGTTCGCCCTGTAGgccctcagcagcagcagcattggtCGTCGTCTGATCCGGTTGATGATATGCAGGAGAATGAAATTGATTCGACCGCTTCGACGGACGAAACTACCACAGTGAGCCCTGGCAGAAGCAAATTGATTCTGCTCCCGAAGCGTCCGAATCGCTTCCGAAGAAACTAA
- the LOC120896655 gene encoding uncharacterized protein LOC120896655, with product MSSYTMYAIAVLLGWLATTIGALDDGKFDESNSTDTSVAVSGRGHHEDFNEYGFPELVFGSHAAAIAAFTYYIVIFFKTYLLIHLGLVRQREAEQQWSARHSGAGNDRYPSLDHLFE from the exons ATGTCGTCGTACACGATGTATGCGATTGCTGTACTGCTTGGTTGGCTAGCAACCACGATCGGCGCACTTGATGATGGGAAGTTTGATGAATCCAACAGCACAGATACAAGCGTTGCAGTTTCCGGTCGTGGACATCATGAAGATTTTAATGAGTATG GATTTCCCGAGCTTGTGTTTGGATCGCATGCGGCCGCTATTGCAGCGTTTACGTACTATATTGTGATTTTCTTCAAAACCTACCTCCTCATCCATCTTGGGCTTGTCCGGCAAAGGGAGGCAGAACAGCAGTGGAGTGCGCGGCATTCTGGAGCTGGAAATGATCGATATCCATCGTTGGATCATTTATTTGAATAG